The following proteins are co-located in the Rhodococcus opacus B4 genome:
- a CDS encoding PadR family transcriptional regulator: MEDFHFEHRGSRRERFGRERMARPEGPHRHGHRRGGFGPEGGPGFGPGMHFGRGRGRGGRGRRGDVRSAILLLLTEQPMHGYELIQQIVERSDGVWKPSPGSIYPALSQLEDEGLVLIEKVAGRKTARLTDEGTAFVEANKTELGTPWDDVRESVGRPAEDLRGLIGLLMGAAGQVAAVGDDDQVRRAGEILTEARRALYRLLAEDDQGDTGKGDTDS, translated from the coding sequence ATGGAAGACTTCCATTTCGAACACAGAGGTTCCCGTCGGGAACGATTCGGACGCGAACGGATGGCACGGCCCGAGGGGCCGCATCGTCACGGACACCGCCGAGGCGGCTTCGGCCCCGAGGGTGGTCCCGGCTTCGGTCCGGGAATGCACTTCGGCCGCGGACGCGGGCGGGGCGGGCGGGGACGGCGCGGCGATGTCCGCTCCGCGATCCTGCTGCTGCTCACCGAGCAGCCGATGCACGGCTACGAGCTGATCCAGCAGATCGTCGAACGCAGCGACGGGGTGTGGAAGCCCAGTCCCGGATCGATCTATCCCGCGCTGTCGCAGCTCGAGGACGAGGGCCTGGTGCTCATCGAGAAGGTGGCGGGCCGCAAGACCGCGCGCCTCACCGACGAGGGCACGGCCTTCGTCGAAGCGAACAAAACCGAACTCGGCACCCCGTGGGACGACGTGCGGGAGAGCGTCGGCAGGCCCGCCGAGGACCTGCGGGGCCTGATCGGGCTGCTGATGGGTGCTGCGGGGCAGGTCGCCGCGGTCGGCGACGACGATCAGGTCCGCCGGGCCGGCGAGATTCTCACCGAGGCGCGGCGCGCGCTGTATCGCCTTCTCGCGGAAGATGATCAAGGCGATACCGGCAAGGGCGACACCGACTCGTAG
- a CDS encoding esterase/lipase family protein encodes MRFRGAGAVVAGVVLLMSGAVSTARADDASPSPPAVPATAGLPQTGRSAAALYAHEHPGSAPAGSNDFSCTPSPDRPDPVVLAHGTDASAYADWAALSPMLAADGYCVFALNYGGAPGAESFGTEDIVASAEEFGRFVDRVRDATGAGKVDVVGYSQGANVTRYYVNKLGGAPFVDHWVGLASPSYGGVMYGLVPVVQALPGGPDFARTVTSVAVSQQMQGSPFMTDLNAGGDTVPGVAYTTIGSRYDEMIQPYTNMALRGAGAENILIQDRCPEDGTGHFRAPYDPFALDLVRAALDPAATPLARCGFVPIGADIPQVIVDSNR; translated from the coding sequence ATGAGGTTTCGGGGTGCCGGTGCGGTCGTCGCGGGTGTCGTCCTGCTGATGTCCGGCGCAGTGTCCACCGCTCGTGCGGACGATGCATCCCCGTCCCCACCCGCCGTTCCGGCCACGGCCGGGCTCCCGCAGACCGGCCGTAGTGCCGCCGCCCTGTACGCCCACGAGCACCCGGGCAGCGCGCCCGCCGGATCGAACGACTTCTCCTGCACGCCCTCGCCGGACCGTCCCGACCCCGTGGTGCTCGCACACGGCACGGACGCCAGCGCGTATGCGGACTGGGCCGCCCTGTCGCCGATGCTCGCGGCGGACGGCTACTGCGTGTTCGCGCTCAACTACGGCGGGGCGCCGGGCGCCGAATCGTTCGGGACCGAGGACATCGTCGCGAGCGCGGAGGAGTTCGGCCGGTTCGTCGACCGGGTCCGCGACGCCACCGGCGCCGGCAAGGTCGACGTCGTCGGCTACTCGCAGGGCGCGAACGTCACGAGGTACTACGTCAACAAGCTCGGCGGCGCCCCGTTCGTCGACCACTGGGTCGGACTGGCGTCGCCCAGCTACGGGGGAGTGATGTACGGCCTCGTTCCGGTCGTGCAGGCACTGCCCGGCGGCCCGGACTTCGCCCGCACGGTGACGTCGGTCGCCGTCAGTCAGCAGATGCAGGGCTCGCCGTTCATGACCGACCTCAACGCGGGCGGCGACACCGTTCCCGGCGTCGCGTACACGACGATCGGGTCACGGTACGACGAAATGATCCAGCCGTACACGAACATGGCGCTCCGTGGCGCCGGGGCCGAGAACATCCTGATCCAGGATCGCTGCCCCGAGGACGGCACCGGACACTTCCGGGCTCCGTACGATCCGTTCGCGCTCGACCTGGTCCGTGCGGCGCTCGACCCGGCCGCGACCCCGCTCGCCCGGTGCGGGTTCGTCCCGATCGGCGCGGACATCCCGCAGGTGATCGTCGACAGCAACCGCTAG
- the fmt gene encoding methionyl-tRNA formyltransferase, with protein MRIVFAGTPEPAVPSLERLIRSPRHDVVAVITRPDAVAGRGRKVVRSPIGALADSHGIEVLTPERPTEPEFLARLTDLAPDCAPVVAYGALLPQKVLDIPAHGWVNLHFSLLPAWRGAAPVQAAIGAGDDMTGASAFRLEAGMDTGPVYGVVTERIRDTDTAGDLLGRLADSGAALLESVLDGIEDGAITAVPQPAEGVSHAAKVTVEAARIRWDRPAAVVDRHVRSVTPGPGAWTTIGDVRLKVGPVTPTDERLEPGEISVTKSGFLIGTSTAAVRLDRVQPQGKKQMAALDWARGARLDAEVRAQ; from the coding sequence GTGCGCATAGTCTTCGCCGGAACCCCCGAGCCCGCCGTTCCCTCACTCGAACGCCTGATCCGGTCGCCGCGCCACGACGTCGTGGCGGTGATCACCCGCCCGGACGCGGTCGCGGGCCGTGGACGCAAGGTGGTCCGCTCACCGATCGGCGCACTCGCCGACTCCCACGGCATCGAGGTGCTCACCCCCGAGCGGCCCACCGAACCGGAGTTCCTGGCCCGCCTCACGGACCTCGCGCCCGACTGCGCGCCGGTGGTCGCCTACGGGGCGCTGCTGCCGCAGAAGGTGCTCGACATCCCGGCCCACGGCTGGGTGAACCTGCACTTCTCGCTGTTGCCGGCGTGGCGGGGGGCCGCCCCCGTGCAGGCCGCGATCGGCGCGGGCGACGACATGACCGGCGCGAGCGCGTTCCGGCTGGAGGCGGGGATGGACACCGGCCCGGTCTACGGGGTGGTCACCGAGCGGATCCGCGACACCGACACCGCGGGCGACCTCCTCGGACGGCTGGCCGACAGTGGCGCCGCGCTCCTCGAGTCGGTTCTCGACGGGATCGAGGACGGTGCGATCACCGCGGTCCCGCAACCGGCCGAGGGGGTCTCGCACGCCGCCAAGGTGACGGTCGAGGCGGCCCGGATCCGGTGGGACAGACCAGCTGCGGTGGTAGACCGGCACGTCCGGTCGGTGACCCCCGGGCCCGGCGCCTGGACGACGATCGGTGATGTGCGCCTCAAGGTCGGCCCGGTCACCCCCACGGACGAGCGACTGGAGCCGGGGGAGATCTCCGTGACCAAGTCCGGATTTCTGATCGGGACGTCCACGGCGGCGGTGCGGCTCGACCGCGTCCAGCCGCAGGGCAAGAAACAGATGGCCGCCCTGGACTGGGCGCGGGGCGCACGACTCGACGCGGAGGTACGGGCACAGTGA
- a CDS encoding RsmB/NOP family class I SAM-dependent RNA methyltransferase, producing the protein MSESRRPARRGQSGSGARNNRPRQARRPDASQSGLDQPRLAARDVLRAVRERDAYANLVLPGLLRERRLDGRDAALATELAYGAARARGLLDAVIADCAGRPIDEIDGPLLDVLQLGAYQLLRTRVAPHAAVATSVDLVRAEAGPGKAGFVNAVLRRVSERSEAEWVERLAPADPVGRLAFEHAHPTWIAQVFADALGADAGELEDVLIADDARPAVHLVARPGEISSEELALATGGEVGRYSPYAVYLDGGDPGLLDAVREGLAGVQDEGSQLVARALSLAPLDGPDAGRWLDLCAGPGGKAALLGALAGIEGGRLDAVEPVAHRADLIRKTTKELPVDVHVADGRDPGLEGGFDRILVDAPCTGLGALRRRPEARWRRQPSDVAGLAKLQRELLASAAGLVRPGGVILYATCSPHLSETVAVVADAVRRHGLTALDTRELVPGVPGLGDGPSVQLWPHRHGTDAMFMAALRKP; encoded by the coding sequence GTGAGCGAATCCAGAAGGCCCGCACGCCGCGGCCAGTCCGGCTCGGGCGCCCGCAACAATCGCCCCCGGCAGGCGCGCCGCCCCGACGCGTCCCAGTCCGGGCTCGACCAGCCGCGGCTCGCCGCGAGGGACGTGCTGCGTGCCGTCCGGGAACGCGACGCCTACGCCAATCTGGTGCTGCCCGGGCTGCTGCGTGAGCGGCGCCTGGACGGACGCGACGCCGCCCTCGCCACGGAACTGGCGTACGGGGCAGCCCGTGCCCGCGGGCTTCTCGACGCCGTGATCGCCGACTGCGCGGGCAGGCCGATCGACGAGATCGACGGACCGCTCCTCGACGTCCTCCAATTGGGCGCCTACCAGCTGCTGCGCACCCGCGTCGCCCCGCACGCCGCCGTCGCCACGTCCGTCGACCTGGTGCGCGCGGAGGCCGGCCCGGGGAAGGCGGGATTCGTCAACGCCGTGCTGCGCCGGGTGTCGGAGCGATCGGAGGCGGAGTGGGTGGAGCGGCTGGCCCCGGCCGACCCGGTGGGCCGGCTGGCGTTCGAGCACGCGCACCCCACCTGGATCGCGCAGGTGTTCGCGGACGCGCTCGGCGCCGACGCCGGGGAACTCGAGGACGTGCTCATCGCGGACGACGCGCGGCCCGCGGTGCATCTCGTCGCCCGCCCGGGGGAGATTTCGTCGGAGGAACTCGCGCTCGCCACCGGCGGCGAGGTGGGCCGATACTCGCCGTACGCGGTCTACCTGGACGGCGGCGACCCCGGTCTGCTCGACGCGGTCCGGGAGGGGCTCGCCGGGGTGCAGGACGAGGGCAGCCAGCTCGTCGCCCGCGCGCTGTCGCTGGCGCCGCTGGACGGACCGGACGCCGGCCGCTGGCTCGACCTGTGCGCGGGCCCCGGCGGCAAGGCCGCTCTGCTCGGTGCCCTCGCCGGGATCGAGGGCGGGCGCCTCGACGCCGTGGAGCCGGTGGCGCACCGCGCGGACCTGATCCGCAAGACGACGAAGGAACTTCCGGTGGACGTGCACGTCGCCGACGGCCGGGATCCCGGGCTGGAGGGCGGGTTCGACCGCATTCTGGTCGACGCGCCGTGCACCGGACTGGGTGCGCTGCGCCGGCGTCCGGAGGCGCGGTGGCGCCGGCAGCCGTCGGACGTGGCGGGTCTCGCGAAACTGCAGCGGGAACTCCTCGCGTCGGCCGCCGGCCTGGTTCGCCCCGGCGGCGTGATCCTGTACGCGACGTGTTCGCCGCACCTGTCCGAGACGGTGGCCGTGGTCGCGGACGCGGTGCGGCGCCACGGGCTCACGGCGCTCGACACGCGTGAACTCGTTCCCGGGGTGCCGGGTCTGGGGGACGGTCCGAGCGTCCAGCTCTGGCCGCACCGGCACGGGACCGATGCGATGTTCATGGCCGCGCTGCGCAAGCCGTAG
- a CDS encoding mycofactocin-coupled SDR family oxidoreductase, translated as MNRVAGKVVLITGAARGQGRSHAVHLADEGADIIAFDLCEDIASNGYPLATDADLAETGRLVEKAGRRVVTAKVEVRDRAALRRELDAAVATLGRLDVVVANAGIAPLGNDVPVEGFVDAFDVDFVGVVNTIHSALPHLDAGASIIATGSVAGLVPQTGLNGQQALQGPGGDGYGLAKKMLWTYTNSLALTLGPKSIRVNAIHPTNCNTDMLQSPPMFRTFRPDLENPTAEDAKVTFPFMQAMPTPWVEPEDISHAVVFLSSDESRFVTGQQLRVDAGAGLKLGV; from the coding sequence ATGAATCGGGTAGCGGGGAAGGTCGTTCTGATCACGGGAGCGGCGCGGGGTCAGGGGCGTAGTCACGCGGTGCATCTCGCCGACGAGGGCGCCGACATCATCGCCTTCGACCTCTGCGAGGACATCGCATCCAACGGGTACCCGCTGGCCACCGACGCCGACCTCGCGGAGACGGGACGGCTGGTCGAGAAGGCGGGACGTCGCGTCGTCACCGCCAAGGTGGAAGTCCGCGACCGCGCGGCGCTGCGCCGCGAACTCGACGCCGCGGTCGCGACGCTGGGACGGCTGGACGTCGTGGTCGCCAACGCGGGAATCGCGCCCCTCGGGAACGACGTGCCCGTCGAGGGCTTCGTCGATGCGTTCGACGTCGACTTCGTCGGGGTGGTCAACACGATCCACTCGGCCCTCCCGCACCTGGACGCCGGCGCGTCGATCATCGCGACCGGATCGGTGGCCGGCCTGGTCCCGCAGACCGGCCTGAACGGCCAGCAGGCGCTGCAGGGGCCGGGCGGCGACGGCTACGGCCTCGCCAAGAAGATGCTGTGGACGTACACCAACTCGCTCGCGCTCACCCTGGGCCCGAAGTCCATCCGGGTCAACGCGATCCATCCCACCAACTGCAACACGGACATGCTGCAGAGTCCCCCGATGTTCCGCACGTTCCGCCCCGACCTCGAGAATCCGACCGCCGAGGACGCGAAGGTCACGTTCCCGTTCATGCAGGCGATGCCCACCCCGTGGGTCGAACCCGAGGACATCTCGCACGCGGTGGTGTTCCTGTCGTCCGACGAGTCCCGGTTCGTCACCGGTCAGCAACTGCGGGTCGATGCCGGGGCCGGCCTCAAGCTCGGCGTCTGA
- a CDS encoding MmcQ/YjbR family DNA-binding protein has protein sequence MPTWTDVVAIGASLPEVQESTSYNTPALKVAGKLLSRLRTESDGGLVVMCGLDEKAALLAQGAPFYTTPHYDGHGSILVDLENVDVPQLTELLRDAWRIKAPAKLRKQFDEI, from the coding sequence ATGCCGACCTGGACGGACGTCGTGGCGATCGGTGCGTCCCTGCCGGAGGTGCAGGAGAGCACGTCGTACAACACCCCGGCACTGAAGGTGGCGGGCAAGTTGCTCTCCCGGTTGCGAACCGAGTCGGACGGCGGCCTGGTGGTGATGTGCGGCCTCGACGAGAAGGCGGCCCTGCTGGCCCAGGGCGCACCGTTCTACACCACACCGCACTACGACGGTCACGGTTCGATCCTCGTGGATCTCGAGAACGTCGACGTCCCACAGCTGACCGAGTTGCTGCGGGACGCCTGGCGGATCAAGGCCCCGGCGAAGCTGCGCAAGCAGTTCGACGAGATCTGA
- the rpe gene encoding ribulose-phosphate 3-epimerase → MATPMIAPSILSADFARLAEEADAVAGADWLHVDVMDAHFVPNLTLGLPVVTSLLAATDIPLDCHLMIDDPGRWAPPYAEAGAHNVTFHAEATDDPRSVARDIRAAGAKAGLSVKPGTPIEPYLEILKDFDTLLVMSVEPGFGGQSFIPEVLSKAKAVRRLVDSGELRLVVEIDGGINSDTVEAAAEAGVDCFVAGSAVYGTGDPAEAVRALRASAAKASPHLSLSR, encoded by the coding sequence GTGGCAACCCCGATGATCGCACCGTCCATTCTGTCTGCCGATTTCGCGCGTCTCGCCGAGGAGGCGGACGCGGTCGCCGGTGCCGACTGGCTGCACGTCGACGTGATGGACGCACATTTCGTGCCCAACCTGACCCTGGGCCTGCCCGTCGTGACGAGTCTCCTCGCGGCGACGGACATCCCGCTCGACTGCCATCTCATGATCGACGACCCCGGCCGCTGGGCGCCGCCCTACGCGGAGGCGGGGGCGCACAACGTCACGTTCCACGCCGAGGCGACCGACGATCCCCGGTCCGTCGCCCGCGACATCCGCGCCGCCGGCGCCAAGGCCGGCCTCAGCGTCAAGCCCGGCACGCCGATCGAGCCGTACCTGGAGATCCTGAAGGACTTCGACACGCTCCTCGTGATGAGCGTCGAACCCGGCTTCGGTGGTCAGTCGTTCATCCCGGAGGTCCTGTCGAAGGCGAAGGCCGTCCGACGCCTCGTCGACTCGGGTGAGCTGCGGCTGGTCGTGGAGATCGACGGCGGCATCAACTCCGACACCGTCGAGGCCGCCGCCGAGGCCGGCGTCGACTGCTTCGTCGCCGGTTCCGCCGTCTACGGCACCGGCGATCCCGCGGAGGCCGTGCGCGCCCTGCGTGCCAGCGCCGCGAAGGCGTCGCCGCACCTGAGCCTGTCGCGGTAG